In Micromonospora sp. LH3U1, one genomic interval encodes:
- a CDS encoding serine hydrolase domain-containing protein, producing the protein MVTEPQIHGDVDERYGPVADVFRDNFTSGGEVGAAVTVYVRGRKVVDLYGGVADTRTGRPWDVHTPVVVFSCTKGILAICAYLLVQQGRLDLDAPVTRYWPEFGQHGKGDIPVRWLLTHQAGLPALDRPLTLDEVLAWDPVIKAIEAQAPLWQPGTAHGYHSMTYGWLIGEVIRRITGQLPGEFFRDTVADPLGLHTWLGLPAAESDTVAWNLAPPPDADPFVDPVAERGITMGGAFAFPADSEGLVSFNDPAIRAAGVPGAGAVSTAEGLARLYAACVSDIQGGPLLAAASVDDAVVVRSRGQQRHGPPDTGQRWGSGFLLHSPPARPLLGERSFGHDGAGGNLAFADAQHEVGFGYVVNQMRGMGDERANRLTAAVSTCLDA; encoded by the coding sequence GTGGTTACCGAGCCGCAGATCCACGGCGACGTCGACGAACGCTACGGGCCCGTCGCCGACGTCTTCCGCGACAACTTCACCTCTGGGGGAGAGGTCGGCGCCGCGGTCACCGTCTACGTACGGGGCCGCAAGGTCGTCGACCTGTACGGCGGGGTCGCCGACACCCGCACCGGGCGGCCCTGGGACGTGCACACGCCGGTCGTCGTCTTCTCCTGTACCAAGGGAATCCTGGCGATCTGCGCCTACCTGCTGGTCCAGCAGGGCCGGCTCGACCTCGACGCTCCCGTGACGCGCTACTGGCCGGAATTCGGACAGCACGGCAAGGGGGACATCCCCGTCCGCTGGCTGCTCACGCACCAGGCCGGCCTGCCCGCGCTGGACCGACCCCTGACCCTCGACGAGGTCCTGGCCTGGGACCCGGTCATCAAAGCCATCGAGGCGCAGGCACCGTTGTGGCAGCCGGGCACCGCGCACGGCTACCACTCGATGACCTACGGCTGGCTGATCGGAGAGGTGATTCGCCGCATCACCGGCCAGCTACCCGGCGAGTTCTTCCGGGACACCGTCGCGGACCCGCTCGGCCTGCACACCTGGCTCGGGCTCCCCGCCGCCGAGAGCGACACCGTCGCATGGAACCTGGCGCCACCTCCGGACGCCGACCCGTTCGTGGACCCGGTCGCCGAACGAGGAATCACCATGGGCGGCGCCTTCGCCTTTCCCGCCGACAGCGAGGGCCTGGTCAGTTTCAACGACCCCGCCATCCGGGCCGCCGGCGTCCCCGGCGCGGGCGCGGTGAGCACCGCGGAGGGCCTGGCCCGCCTCTATGCGGCCTGCGTGTCCGACATCCAGGGTGGGCCCCTGCTGGCGGCCGCATCGGTGGACGACGCGGTCGTCGTCCGTTCGCGCGGCCAGCAGCGACATGGCCCCCCGGACACCGGGCAGCGCTGGGGCAGCGGCTTTCTGCTGCACTCGCCGCCGGCCCGGCCACTGCTGGGCGAGCGCAGCTTCGGCCACGATGGCGCTGGCGGGAACCTGGCCTTCGCTGACGCCCAGCATGAGGTGGGATTCGGCTACGTGGTCAACCAGATGCGCGGAATGGGCGACGAGCGCGCCAACCGGCTCACCGCCGCCGTCAGCACCTGCCTCGACGCCTGA
- a CDS encoding prolyl oligopeptidase family serine peptidase: protein MRLRKGLTPLVAALVLAGASGTAYGSANGSQGTGDGIRSITPITTVYTYGQKVSAVAIEYGTAVNPRTLDTATFSVTDTIYNFRFNPIEDLPKLADRTITHTYTNGVPGTRTDHRSAPGRYVIVELDPADTGGSTVIVSKCPTFLCTVKVNPELPTRVVQRKDVHGQPGRGSGKGPVLARATPRESRPVTEKPVNQLVDEFTYGSFLSGGMVLPYHYHLPKNYQPGRKYPLMVVLPGHGMGWDGDNLGVQLAADIPATAWLQPRWTGTSEDVIVLAPQHQRVGGAAEADLLIKLLDQFVGQFAVDTDRVYATTVSYGSQLLWAAFAKRPDLFAGGLVTGGFPVNATQATAIATAEVPVWITHGEHDHLLNVSGARNSTTLLRQAYEARGKSPEQAADLVRYTEYADGAFSSPDYHAAFGPTYEDSSILRWLLGQTKP from the coding sequence ATGAGACTGCGAAAAGGACTGACTCCGCTCGTCGCCGCCCTCGTTCTGGCCGGCGCCTCCGGCACGGCCTACGGCAGCGCGAACGGCAGCCAGGGCACTGGCGACGGCATCCGCAGCATCACCCCGATCACCACCGTCTACACGTACGGTCAGAAGGTCTCCGCGGTGGCGATCGAGTACGGCACGGCGGTCAATCCCCGCACCCTCGACACCGCCACGTTCTCGGTGACCGACACCATCTACAACTTCCGATTCAACCCCATCGAGGACCTGCCGAAGCTCGCCGACCGGACCATCACACACACCTACACCAACGGCGTACCGGGCACGCGCACCGACCATCGGTCGGCACCGGGCAGGTACGTCATCGTGGAGCTCGACCCCGCCGACACGGGCGGCTCGACGGTCATCGTCTCCAAGTGCCCGACCTTCCTCTGCACCGTGAAGGTCAATCCCGAGCTGCCGACCCGGGTGGTGCAACGCAAGGACGTTCACGGCCAGCCCGGCCGCGGGTCCGGCAAGGGGCCGGTGCTCGCCAGGGCCACCCCACGCGAGTCCCGTCCGGTCACCGAGAAGCCCGTCAACCAACTGGTCGACGAGTTCACCTACGGCTCATTCCTCAGTGGCGGGATGGTGCTGCCGTACCACTACCACCTGCCGAAGAACTACCAGCCCGGCCGCAAGTACCCGCTCATGGTCGTGCTCCCCGGCCACGGGATGGGCTGGGACGGCGACAACCTCGGTGTCCAACTCGCCGCCGACATCCCGGCGACCGCATGGCTCCAACCACGCTGGACCGGCACCTCCGAGGACGTGATCGTCCTGGCGCCCCAGCATCAGCGTGTCGGTGGGGCCGCCGAGGCCGACCTGCTGATCAAGCTGCTCGACCAGTTCGTCGGCCAGTTCGCCGTGGACACCGACCGGGTGTACGCGACCACGGTGTCGTACGGCTCCCAGCTGCTGTGGGCGGCGTTCGCCAAGCGGCCGGACCTGTTCGCCGGCGGGCTGGTGACCGGCGGCTTCCCGGTCAACGCCACGCAGGCAACCGCCATCGCGACGGCGGAAGTGCCGGTCTGGATCACGCACGGCGAACACGATCACCTCCTCAACGTCTCGGGCGCGAGGAACTCCACGACACTGCTGCGGCAGGCGTACGAGGCCCGGGGCAAGAGCCCGGAGCAGGCCGCTGACCTCGTTCGCTACACCGAGTACGCCGACGGGGCGTTCTCGTCGCCGGACTACCACGCGGCGTTCGGCCCGACCTACGAGGACAGCAGCATCCTGCGCTGGCTGCTCGGCCAGACGAAGCCCTGA